One window of Amaranthus tricolor cultivar Red isolate AtriRed21 chromosome 13, ASM2621246v1, whole genome shotgun sequence genomic DNA carries:
- the LOC130798233 gene encoding protein C2-DOMAIN ABA-RELATED 4-like: MSTSSATPRGSGSNEGAMLGSSLMDNLLGLLRVKVIRGINLAVRDVRTSDPYVVIKMGKQKLKTRVINKDVNPEWNEDLTLSVSDPTLPIQLTVYDHDMFSKDDKMGEAEFDIKAFIDALKMNLDSLPSGTLITRIVPCRQNCLSEESRIIWVDSRIIQYLCLRLKNVECGEVELQLQWIDLPGCKGL; the protein is encoded by the exons ATGTCAACATCATCAGCAACACCAAGGGGATCTGGTAGTAACGAAGGTGCAATGTTAGGATCATCATTAATGGATAATCTTTTAGGTTTATTAAGAGTTAAAGTTATTAGAGGTATTAATTTGGCTGTTAGAGATGTTCGAACCAGTGACCCTTATGTTGTTATTAAGATGGGAAAACAG aaattaaagacTCGAGTTATAAATAAAGATGTGAATCCCGAATGGAACGAGGATCTCACCCTTTCAGTTTCAGATCCCACATTACCCATTCAACTG ACAGTTTATGATCATGACATGTTTAGTAAAGATGATAAAATGGGAGAAGCAGAATTTGATATAAAAGCCTTCATAGATGCCTTGAAGATGAATTTAGATTCTCTTCCAAGTGGGACTCTTATTACAAGAATTGTTCCTTGTAGACAAAATTGTTTATCTGAAGAAAGTAGGATTATTTGGGTTGATTCAAGGATCATTCAATACCTTTGTTTGAGATTAAAAAATGTTGAATGTGGAGAAGTTGAACTTCAACTACAATGGATTGATCTTCCTGGTTGCAAAGGATTATAG
- the LOC130798346 gene encoding probable L-type lectin-domain containing receptor kinase S.7, translated as MASIYFSRYYLLFFSVVFLICFPGLFLAQSSSSFGFKSFAKNSNFLNEIGFFGDTKLDENGSFVQITQSWGFSAGRMMYRKPITMGMNKLGRNIKASFGTYFSFSLSPENGDGLAFVMLPNGYSSDGYNGKLFGLSNELIQKKNRAFFAVEIDTKMDNQFGDLDGNHVGINIGSLVSVKVSNSSELNLDLSSGKKLQCWIDYEASSKRFEIRMSKADETRPVSPLLSCPIDLFEMFKGQDVFIGLSSSNANSTQVCKVFSWSFKLRQVPYWMHSQPLDPQTVPKDVKPVTIRQKTDCTVRVLTALIIGIACGALGAYTVMFVWSVFVTKQPVAPEEYVVKPAIYDYDKVKVLAVDACDDVK; from the coding sequence ATGGCTTCAATTTACTTTTCAAGGTACTATTTGCTGTTCTTCTctgttgtttttttaatttgttttcctGGTTTATTTCTAGCTCAGTCATCTTCTTCATTTGGGTTCAAATCTTTTGCTAAAAACTCCAATTTTTTGAATGAAATTGGGTTTTTTGGAGATACCAAGTTGGATGAGAATGGGTCATTTGTTCAAATCACTCAATCATGGGGTTTTAGTGCGGGTAGGATGATGTATAGGAAGCCTATTACTATGGGTATGAACAAATTGGGCAGAAATATTAAGGCTTCTTTTGGAacctatttttcattttctttgtcCCCTGAAAATGGGGATGGTCTTGCTTTTGTAATGCTTCCTAATGGGTATTCATCAGATGGGTATAATGGGAAACTGTTTGGTTTATCTAATGAACTAATTCAGAAGAAAAATAGGGCTTTTTTTGCTGTTGAAATTGATACAAAAATGGATAATCAATTTGGGGATTTGGATGGTAATCATGTTGGAATTAATATTGGTAGTTTAGTATCTGTTAAAGTATCAAATTCTTCTGAACTAAATCTGGATTTGAGTAGTGGGAAGAAACTTCAATGTTGGATTGATTATGAAGCAAGTTCGAAACGATTCGAGATTCGAATGAGTAAGGCAGATGAAACAAGACCAGTTTCCCCATTGTTATCATGTCCAATTGATCTATTTGAAATGTTTAAGGGTCAAGATGTATTCATAGGATTAAGTTCATCAAATGCAAACTCCACTCAAGTATGTAAGGTGTTTTCATGGAGTTTTAAGTTAAGACAAGTTCCATATTGGATGCATTCGCAGCCGTTAGATCCTCAAACGGTCCCTAAGGATGTGAAACCGGTGACTATTCGACAAAAAACCGATTGCACGGTTAGGGTTCTTACAGCTTTGATTATTGGCATTGCCTGTGGAGCTTTAGGAGCTTACACTGTGATGTTTGTTTGGAGTGTTTTTGTTACGAAACAACCTGTTGCGCCCGAAGAGTATGTGGTAAAACCCGCGATTTATGACTATGACAAAGTTAAGGTTCTTGCTGTTGATGCTTGTGATGATGTTAAGTAG